Genomic DNA from Paenibacillus donghaensis:
TCGGCCTGACGGATACGGGCTTCCTTGTCACCCTCAGCCTTCAGAATCTTACTCTGCTTGTCGCCTTCTGCGCGCAGAATCATATCCTGCTTGGCTGCTTCGGCTTCCAGCACGATCGCACGCTTGCTGCGCTCCGCCTTCATCTGCTTATCCATCGCTTCCTGAATATCGAGCGGTGGCTTGATGTCGATGACTTCTACACGCTCAATGCGCACGCCCCACTTCTCCGTCGCTTCATCTAACGCGAGCCGGATATCGGTGGAGATTTTCTCGCGGCCGGACAAGGTTTCATCCAGCTCCAGCTTCCCGATAATCTGCCGCATCGTTGCTGTGGAGATATTACGCACCCCGTAGACATAATCGGAAATGCCATAAGTGGCTTCTTCCGGTCCTACTACCTGGTAGAAAATGATCGTGTCAATCTGCACCTGTACATTATCCTTCGTGATTACCGTCTGCGGCGGCACGTTGGCTTGTTGAATCCGCAAATCATGATACGTGCGTACCTGATCAATAACCGGAATCAGAATATTCAGACCCGGTGTAAGCAACCGGTTGAATTTCCCCAGCCGTTCCACGACCCCGATCCGCTGCTGCGGAACAATTTTGATAGTTAAAGCTACGAATACTACGACGACAACAACTACAATTGCTATAATTGCCCATTGCATCAGTACATTTCCCCCCATCGTTCTACTTCAATAATTGTAGTGCCCCGCCTAACCACTCTGACAACCTCATCCTTACCGAGATATTGCAGCGAAGTTGCGCTCCAGGTATCTCCGCCCACTTTAACCTGCCCGTAACGACCCGGCTCGATCGGCTCCACCACTCGTCCCTGTCTTCCGACAATATCCGTTCCGCTATCCCTGAACCCCCGGGAATTACGGAATCGGGCCGAAAGCGGCTTGGAGAACATCGTGAGCACCAGAGCCACAAGGGAACCTGCCACTACCTGCAGCAATACGGCATCCGGATATACGAACGACACAAGCCCCGCCACCAAAGCTCCGGCAGTAAGCCAAAGCAAGTAAAAGGTAAGCGTAAACATCTCAATAACAAACAGGACACCGGCTGCAATTAACCAAAACATCCAGACAACCATCGGTGAACCCACTCCTTCCGCTATATACTACTATAACGAAAAAAACAGCAGCGCGTTGCATTAGTTTTTCCAGGTGATCAGCACAGACATGCTCCTTGTATTATATTACAGCAGATGGAAAGATATGAATCGGGTCGCAAAGCAGGCTGTGACAACAAGAAAAGACCCGTGCATAATCGCACAGGCCGCTTCCATTCCCCGGAGTTAACAGCTACTCCTGACTCCATTATGGCTGAAACCCGAACCGTTACTACTTAGCTGCAAGCAGCTCCGTGAGCCTGCGCAGCGCAGCCCCACGATGGCTGATCTTCTGCTTCTCGCCAAGCGTCAGCTCAGCCATGGTCTTGTCATACTCCGCCAGGTAAAAAAGAGGATCATAGCCAAAGCCGGCTCCCCCTGCAGGCTCAGAGGTGATCCAGCCGTCAGCCCTGCCTTCGGCCGCCAGCTCCTGGCCCGTAGCCGGATCATACAGCGACAGTGCACAGACGAAGCTGGCCGTACTGAGCAGCGGCTGTCCGGTGTCCTCGCCCTGTTGAAGCTGCTCCAGTTCACTGAGCAGCTTCAGGTTGTTCTCTTCATCCGAAGCTCCCTCACCGGCATAGCGGGCGGAATAGACCCCAGGCCTGCCGTCCAGCGCATCGACACAGAGACCGGAATCATCGGCAAGCACAGGCAATCCCAGCGCATTGCCTACCGTTCTGGCTTTCTTGAAGGCATTCTCGGCAAAGGTCTGTCCATCCTCCACCACCTCGGGAAGCTCAGGATAATCAAACATACTCTTCACCGTCAGTCCCAGTGGAGCAAAAGCATGCTGAAATTCCCGCACCTTGCCGCGATTGCGGGTAGCTACAATAAGAATCTCACCGGCCCCGTTCATCTTAGGCCTCTTGTCCCGGCTGGCCGGTTGGAATCTTGAGCGCGATGACGCCGAGTACTTCCTTCTGGACGGCAATCAGCTCATAGATTCCTTGCTCACCCAGTTCCAGCAATTGGTCAAGCTCCTGGCGCGTAAACGGCCGTTCTTCGCCGGTGCCCTGTACTTCCACGAAAGCCCCGCCGCCGGTCATCACCACGTTCATATCCACCTTCGCCTTGGAATCCTCGTCATAATTCAGATCGAGCAAGGTCTGGCTGCCCACCACGCCGACGCTGATCGCACCCAGGAAATCTGTAATCGGGAACACCGCCAGCTTGTGCTGCACCGCCAGCTTGTTGATCGCAAACGCCATCGCGACAAAAGCGCCCGTAATCGATGCCGTCCGCGTCCCGCCGTCCGCCTGGATCACGTCACAGTCCAGTGTGATGCTGCGTTCGCCCAGGGCTTGCAGATTCACCACCGAACGGAGTGCCCGGCCGATCAGCCGCTGTATCTCCATCGTCCGGCCGGTCAGCTTGCCGCGTGCGGCCTCACGCTGGTTGCGTGTCTGTGTAGCACGGGGCAGCATCGAATATTCGGCAGTCACCCAGCCCTTGCCCTGTCCTTTGAGGAAGGGCGGAACCTTCTCGTCCACAGTGGCGGTACAGATCACCTTGGTATCTCCCATCTCGATAATGACAGAGCCTTCGGCATATTTATTAGTTTGGGTTGTAATCGTCAGCGGCCGCAATTGGTCGTGGTTTCGCCCGTTTGATCTCATGATTTCTGCCTCCTACGTTAAAAGTTGCTTGAATTTAGTATGCGTCCGATTGCAGAACAGGATGCAGCCTCCCTGGTACCAGAGGCTGCATCCTGCCCTGCGCTTAGCAACCCTTATTCTAACAAAGAGAAGGCATAAAAGCATCTTTTACCCTCTCCTGCCTGTATTAGAGCGACAGCTCGTTCACAAATTCCGGTGCGGAGACCGGCTTCCCATAATCCACATTGTTAGAGCTGATTACAGTCTCCTTGCCATTCAACCGGATCTGCACCATCGAATCATCCGTATTCTGGGCAATCGTCAGCACGACCGATTCCAGCAATTCCTCCGGCACATCCTTAGCGTCGGCGAACATATCATCCTTCAGAGCAACGGTTACGACACCGTTCTGGCCGGCTTCCACCGATTCGAGCTGGGTATCCTGAGTCATCACCATTTCCAGGCCATCCCCCTCTTCCGGTCCAACGATCAGCTCGTTCAAGGCGGCCTTCAGCTGTTCTTCACCTGCGGGTACATAGCGGGTAACTGGCACATAATACGGAAGACCCTGCGGAGATGTGGCTGAGAAAAACACCGTCACTGCCGTCGAGCTGCTCAGCAGCGGACCCTGCTTCGGCAGGTTGATGCCCATACTGCGGGTAAGCGCACGGTCCAGCGGAATGCCCTGCAAGGGCATTTCTGTCAGTTTTTTGCCATCTACCCAGAGCTGAACACCCTGGATTCCCTCCTGGCCGGTCAAGGTCCAGGTAATAGCTTCGAGAATGGAACGCTCGCTAGCAGGATCATAATCAGCAAACTCTGCATTGAATTCAACCACAGCCAGCTTGGACGCA
This window encodes:
- a CDS encoding SPFH domain-containing protein encodes the protein MQWAIIAIVVVVVVVFVALTIKIVPQQRIGVVERLGKFNRLLTPGLNILIPVIDQVRTYHDLRIQQANVPPQTVITKDNVQVQIDTIIFYQVVGPEEATYGISDYVYGVRNISTATMRQIIGKLELDETLSGREKISTDIRLALDEATEKWGVRIERVEVIDIKPPLDIQEAMDKQMKAERSKRAIVLEAEAAKQDMILRAEGDKQSKILKAEGDKEARIRQAEGLRQAQELEALGQAKAIEAVAEAEKIRIQLLSTAGLDEQVLAYRSFEALSEIAKGPANKVFLPTSAVETLGSIGAIAEVFKASKDGK
- a CDS encoding NfeD family protein, with amino-acid sequence MVVWMFWLIAAGVLFVIEMFTLTFYLLWLTAGALVAGLVSFVYPDAVLLQVVAGSLVALVLTMFSKPLSARFRNSRGFRDSGTDIVGRQGRVVEPIEPGRYGQVKVGGDTWSATSLQYLGKDEVVRVVRRGTTIIEVERWGEMY
- a CDS encoding XTP/dITP diphosphatase, whose amino-acid sequence is MNGAGEILIVATRNRGKVREFQHAFAPLGLTVKSMFDYPELPEVVEDGQTFAENAFKKARTVGNALGLPVLADDSGLCVDALDGRPGVYSARYAGEGASDEENNLKLLSELEQLQQGEDTGQPLLSTASFVCALSLYDPATGQELAAEGRADGWITSEPAGGAGFGYDPLFYLAEYDKTMAELTLGEKQKISHRGAALRRLTELLAAK
- the rph gene encoding ribonuclease PH, whose translation is MRSNGRNHDQLRPLTITTQTNKYAEGSVIIEMGDTKVICTATVDEKVPPFLKGQGKGWVTAEYSMLPRATQTRNQREAARGKLTGRTMEIQRLIGRALRSVVNLQALGERSITLDCDVIQADGGTRTASITGAFVAMAFAINKLAVQHKLAVFPITDFLGAISVGVVGSQTLLDLNYDEDSKAKVDMNVVMTGGGAFVEVQGTGEERPFTRQELDQLLELGEQGIYELIAVQKEVLGVIALKIPTGQPGQEA
- a CDS encoding GerMN domain-containing protein produces the protein MKSSKPIRRVSAACLLAVPLALSGCGLFGSESASIDPPPSAMEAQMLEVSGTPVEDAGVLGPVTLDGTESVATVLPPSGLAAGVQTTVFLKDGNGLLAPVSLSLPKGEKNAVLKDSLTALISKGAYAKSLPEGFTGVLPAGTEVESVTVDASKLAVVEFNAEFADYDPASERSILEAITWTLTGQEGIQGVQLWVDGKKLTEMPLQGIPLDRALTRSMGINLPKQGPLLSSSTAVTVFFSATSPQGLPYYVPVTRYVPAGEEQLKAALNELIVGPEEGDGLEMVMTQDTQLESVEAGQNGVVTVALKDDMFADAKDVPEELLESVVLTIAQNTDDSMVQIRLNGKETVISSNNVDYGKPVSAPEFVNELSL